A window of the Torulaspora globosa chromosome 6, complete sequence genome harbors these coding sequences:
- the AIM21 gene encoding Aim21p (ancestral locus Anc_7.156) — MSSDDVPRIPERPQRVRGHRLTEEISQEKFPLPSSAEADLAKAEGSELPKIPGHRPQRLKNSSSSPVLPVSKPHESSDLKPSVPGTRPNREKKENMRENGGITKDEGSQSRQESSDHEPTPQLPAARPQRLKSTPATTAVPSTGPLATLKTVASTDEVERSEEPLDQSLKRSTTENLDMLVQNTSEQLKEMEMLLSKREMAPVRGNSLIKPIEVADVSSDRRLMPENPEQKSTGPNDGSKTETQAASKSESDEPQSSAAENDREEVNRELLRETEQSESTAEEHPEEVHVMEATNQGEMKGTQPEREVSPDEEPPTTYSTKAQANLSSLDEQEVAEFTKDFTPAPELDHLSSDKVEETKGGDISSELAPSVFEETEVLSQKSDHSSIPSAKRAAPPVPKKPSSRIAAFQQMLQNQQLEQLQGSIPFRPHESPLSMESGTGGAPNYHRKALNDERAQFGKNLGTLFANPDMVTGSSISTDRRTEGNKLEEPNENSTRTPSESQQRRARGPRGRKLPSLVANVEKVKTENSNDIELFHMWTIVSNNRDDKNTKEVLKDDSGQKSAQLSEGRGAFEILSDGTQERRPSVLEDPSQPMVGSQETVNESEDLAFDETPQKLMTQSAFNSKEVHQVRSSAKQELEENLEETANMKPGHKEAQEQSIDDKNGADYSFDLEQEL; from the coding sequence ATGTCTTCCGATGACGTCCCAAGAATCCCTGAGAGGCCACAGAGGGTTAGAGGTCATCGTTTGACTGAGGAGATCAGCCAGGAGAAGTTTCCACTACCATCTTCTGCGGAAGCAGACTTAGCAAAGGCTGAAGGATCGGAATTGCCCAAGATTCCAGGCCACAGGCCCCAGCGGCTGAAGAACAGCTCATCATCTCCAGTACTTCCAGTCTCAAAACCTCATGAATCCTCTGATCTGAAACCATCAGTCCCAGGGACACGACCCAATCgagaaaagaaggagaacATGCGTGAAAATGGTGGCATCACTAAAGATGAGGGATCTCAGAGCCGTCAGGAGAGTTCAGATCATGAACCGACACCACAATTGCCTGCCGCCCGCCCGCAGCGACTGAAGAGCACACCCGCAACAACGGCGGTGCCCTCAACCGGACCATTAGCTACTCTTAAGACCGTGGCAAGTACTGATGAAGTGGAGAGGTCAGAAGAACCTCTAgatcaaagtttgaaaCGAAGCACAACGGAAAATTTAGATATGCTTGTGCAGAATACCAGCGAGCagttgaaagaaatggaaatGCTTTTATCGAAGCGTGAAATGGCTCCGGTGCGTGGAAATTCGCTAATCAAGCCTATAGAAGTTGCTGACGTAAGTTCGGATAGGAGACTGATGCCCGAGAATCCGGAACAGAAAAGTACTGGCCCTAATGATGGTTCTAAGACCGAGACTCAAGCCGCTTCGAAATCAGAGTCCGACGAACCGCAGTCATCAGCGGCAGAGAACGATAGAGAGGAGGTCAACCGAGAACTACTCCGAGAAACGGAACAGAGCGAAAGTACCGCAGAAGAACATCCTGAAGAAGTGCATGTAATGGAGGCTACAAATCAGGGCGAAATGAAGGGGACGCAGCCAGAAAGGGAAGTGAGTCCTGATGAGGAGCCGCCGACGACGTATTCAACCAAAGCTCAGGCAAACCTGAGTTCCCTTGACGAGCAGGAAGTCGCAGAATTCACTAAAGACTTTACGCCAGCTCCAGAGCTCGATCATCTTTCATCAGATAAGGTTGAAGAGACGAAAGGAGGAGATATTTCTTCGGAACTGGCGCCCTCAGTTTTCGAGGAGACAGAGGTGCTGTCACAAAAGTCAGACCACTCAAGTATACCATCTGCCAAACGGGCTGCACCGCCAGTCCCCAAAAAACCATCATCACGAATAGCCGCTTTTCAGCAGATGTTGCAgaatcagcagcttgagcagctgCAAGGCTCAATTCCTTTCCGACCTCATGAGTCACCTCTATCTATGGAATCAGGCACAGGCGGAGCTCCAAACTACCACAGAAAGGCgttgaatgatgaaagagctCAGTTTGGCAAGAATCTGGGCACGTTGTTTGCAAATCCAGATATGGTGACTGGATCCTCGATCTCTACCGATAGAAGAACGGAAGGTAATAAATTGGAAGAACCTAATGAGAATAGTACAAGAACCCCCTCTGAAAGTCAGCAGCGGAGAGCTCGAGGTCCGCGTGGACGCAAGTTACCATCGCTGGTGGCAAATGTCGAGAAGGTCAAGACTGAAAATAGCAATGACATTGAGCTATTCCACATGTGGACAATAGTGAGTAATAACCGGGACGACAAAAATACGAAGGAAGTGCTTAAGGACGATTCTGGACAGAAATCTGCTCAATTGTCAGAAGGAAGAGGTGCATTCGAGATTTTGAGCGATGGAACGCAGGAGAGGCGTCCGTCTGTACTTGAAGATCCAAGTCAGCCAATGGTCGGGTCCCAAGAGACTGTGAACGAAAGTGAAGACTTGGCATTCGATGAAACCCCACAAAAGCTCATGACACAAAGTGCTTTTAATTCGAAGGAGGTTCACCAAGTGAGGTCGAGCGCGAAACAAGAACTCGAAGAGAATCTTGAGGAAACAGCAAATATGAAGCCAGGGCACAaggaagctcaagaacaaaGTATCGATGACAAGAATGGGGCAGACTACTCATTCGACCTGGAGCAGGAACTGTAG
- the TMA20 gene encoding translation machinery-associated protein 20 (ancestral locus Anc_7.152), translated as MFRKFTKDDIHSRSKVKSSIQRTLKTKLVSQYPKLEDVIDELIPKKSQIELIKCEDKIQLYAVDGEVLFFQKFDELIPTLKLVHKFPEAYPTVQVDRGAIKFVLSGANIMCPGLTSPGASLPPAPGYQKDTIVVVKAENKDSALAIGKLLMSTEDIKSVNKGHGVEMIHHLGDPLWTFSVE; from the exons ATGTTTCGAAA GTTTACAAAAGACGACATCCATTCGCGGTCGAAGGTCAAATCCTCCATCCAAAGGACATTAAAGACCAAGCTGGTTAGTCAATACCCTAAGCTGGAGGACGTAATCGATGAGTTAATCCCCAAAAAAAGTCAAATTGAATTGATCAAGTGCGAAGACAAGATTCAACTATACGCTGTCGACGGTGAAGTCCTCttttttcaaaaattcGATGAGCTGATTCCAACCCTCAAATTAGTACACAAATTTCCCGAAGCCTACCCCACGGTACAGGTCGATAGAGGCGCTATCAAATTTGTTTTGTCCGGCGCAAACATTATGTGTCCTGGTCTCACTTCACCAGGAGCTTCTCTGCCACCAGCACCGGGATACCAGAAGGACACGATCGTGGTGGTCAAAGCAGAGAATAAGGATAGCGCACTGGCGATTGGGAAGCTTCTTATGAGTACAGAAGATATCAAAAGTGTGAATAAAGGACATGGCGTGGAAATGATTCATCACCTAGGGGATCCGTTGTGGACTTTCAGCGTCGAATAG
- the SEC3 gene encoding GTP-Rho binding exocyst subunit SEC3 (ancestral locus Anc_7.154) — translation MKSSRSPFKKFSHSREGSTDEKPSSVHKRIISGSGSAKHARNVSGNSMGNAPPVSGIHVSHRRTTSNSSRSSQSSNFLAEQYERDRKAIISSCFTMYDRNSGAPNNYITHVRIIEDAKSPSSRPPPNAQLQNKKKRILILSSKPDSPNAIQLHKGRENTDGSFQIGRTWDLKELKRVERDTEVDEGFALTMGKKYYWETNSAKERTVFIKSLINTYMQAFDGHVPQLINWDLSIFYLDERSYQRAVITRVSGTDAASVNKTSGHSMPQAGPASPLGNINSMRDADASQQPTANLLHRAPYSNSPTIAEASKRYSSSQHENEGKPVAEGDGLNHMVTTDEPSFIDKNLDAMSKASVERQALSSARSSPSKDGYSSQSQGGASGNRRDHLLEDLNNVLASEIQYVSEAASNLEPGPLRPKEESFVHEDFSKESPPLVAKVESIVEDIRYEPMAFGDQDLDLNETISNEGDTTNDLSFERGDEVRHSQVLEPGSSHTYHEVSTIQEEVQFGTDRIAKDKMFPALEADRASDSKGPQMKKKAWDIEDEEILEILTDVNWGAEDDADNLIERLNSKIAEAEYNFNNSLLSLEKLALDLRPYEQNVARECDKLNPILSLFLMEMSNVSGDIEYVESQHNGLQVESANKKQLWNTLSELLNTVSLDEDSLGELLNCPIAERYLAKMEGQLRALFKALKAINGEEDEEHYNLGQMRALKHRRETYEKVTKVFLERLVNEMVGKFVNISIDELSEDHLTSFLSRLLRFSSLILFCKDVSPDSYKYLIEKWNGTICEVYNKMCQSVLRELELLKATLPSREKRTINEEPGLADLLSEWKHIKSKEIPRTKVSTSSELVGSLRKAMETFERWVIVYQNFIDNFFHICSKLDFEEFLTRFAAAESRTAQLLEIRGMQPDRTSAAVETQLVSKIFQPITARISSGLIEVLKCDRSIAPALMISLEREIKSLESSNAEFLVSALSRLLSQVIQVWSDYVDDQVMYMQRIRINVSSRSLLPSVIELPLFIKNSQDFIRETELELQMDDEDAFETRKIFEAACSKMSNCLADLFTTKNNDTKDLLDAAEAAETVPSESGNIDRTITLLMNCHWLLEILALLNSRGIFDNSLREAKSVFDVEKDNYASYLLRDSMPKLTSFIHGASNLIASTPTDRMVDPSKWAAYSKHNLEIILSSYTSHEIDTLVKRLHGYMLAHFANEPDESIKKALFDKIWSCIQGQTVSLYLRLYTLIEKHYKGTYVKFTKNDIITAFESYKKQHV, via the coding sequence ATGAAGAGCTCCAGATCCcctttcaagaaattttCACACAGCAGGGAAGGTTCCACTGATGAGAAACCTTCATCGGTCCATAAAAGGATAATCTCAGGTAGCGGCTCGGCGAAGCATGCACGTAATGTGAGCGGCAACAGTATGGGAAATGCGCCTCCGGTGTCTGGCATTCATGTTTCTCATCGAAGAACGACgtcaaactcttcaaggTCCTCTCAAAGCTCAAACTTTTTAGCAGAGCAGTACGAGCGGGATAGGAAGGCCATTATAAGCAGTTGCTTCACAATGTATGATAGAAACTCTGGGGCACCAAATAACTACATCACACACGTAAGGATTATTGAAGATGCAAAATCACCAAGCTCGAGACCACCGCCAAACGCCCAACTgcagaacaagaaaaagagaaTTCTAATTTTGAGTTCTAAGCCCGACAGTCCTAACGCTATCCAGCTGCACAAAGGACGTGAAAATACGGATGGCTCATTTCAGATTGGTAGAACCTGGGATTTAAAGGAACTTAAAAGAGTTGAGCGAGATACTGAGGTCGATGAAGGCTTCGCTTTGACTATGGGGAAAAAGTACTACTGGGAGACAAACTCTGCAAAGGAAAGAACTGTCTTTATCAAGTCATTAATAAATACGTACATGCAGGCCTTTGACGGTCATGTACCacaattgatcaattgggATTTATCCATTTTCTATTTGGATGAGAGGAGTTACCAGAGAGCCGTTATCACTAGGGTATCAGGCACCGATGCGGCGTCCGTCAACAAAACTAGTGGCCATTCCATGCCCCAAGCAGGACCTGCCTCTCCACTCGGTAATATTAATTCGATGCGAGACGCAGATGCAAGCCAACAACCAACAGCAAATCTTCTACACAGAGCACCGTACTCCAATAGCCCGACAATAGCTGAGGCAAGTAAGcgatattcttcttcgcagCATGAAAACGAGGGGAAGCCAGTCGCTGAAGGCGATGGTTTAAATCATATGGTGACCACCGATGAACCTTCGTTTATCGACAAGAATTTGGATGCTATGTCAAAAGCTAGTGTTGAACGCCAAGCCTTATCTTCCGCTCGTAGCAGTCCCAGTAAGGATGGCTACAGCTCCCAATCCCAGGGAGGAGCATCAGGTAACAGACGTGACCATCTGTTGGAGGACCTGAATAATGTTCTTGCGTCAGAAATACAATATGTTTCTGAAGCCGCTTCCAATCTAGAACCAGGGCCACTGAGACCTAAGGAGGAGTCTTTTGTTCATGAGGATTTCTCAAAGGAATCCCCACCCCTTGTGGCCAAAGTGGAGTCTATTGTCGAAGATATTCGTTATGAGCCGATGGCTTTTGGAGATCAAGACCTCGATTTAAATGAAACGATTTCCAACGAAGGCGATACAACTAACGATCTATCTTTTGAACGAGGGGATGAGGTCCGTCATAGCCAGGTTCTTGAGCCAGGCTCTTCCCATACATACCATGAGGTATCAACTATTCAGGAAGAGGTACAGTTCGGTACAGATAGGATCGCCAAAGATAAAATGTTCCcagctcttgaagctgaCCGCGCCTCCGACAGCAAAGGTCCGCAAATGAAAAAGAAAGCTTGGGAcattgaggatgaagagattcttGAGATTTTGACAGACGTCAATTGGGGAGCCGAAGATGATGCCGATAATTTAATCGAAAGATTGAACTCAAAAATTGCAGAAGCGGAGTACAACTTTAACAATTCTCTGCTATCTTTGGAAAAGCTAGCCTTGGACTTACGGCCATATGAGCAAAATGTTGCGCGAGAGTGTGATAAACTTAATCCAATACTCTCTCTTTTCCTCATGGAAATGAGTAATGTTTCTGGAGATATAGAGTATGTGGAAAGTCAGCACAATGGACTGCAGGTAGAAAGTGCGAATAAAAAACAGCTGTGGAATACCTTAAGCGAACTGCTTAACACGGTGTCTTTGGATGAAGACAGTCTCGGGGAGCTTCTGAACTGCCCCATagctgaaagatatctCGCCAAAATGGAGGGCCAGCTCAGAGCCTTGTTCAAGGCCCTCAAAGCAATAAATggtgaggaagatgaagaacattATAATTTGGGACAAATGAGGGCTTTGAAGCATAGAAGGGAAACATACGAAAAAGTCACCAAGGTTTTCCTTGAAAGATTGGTAAATGAAATGGTCGGGAAATTCGTCAACATCTCAATAGATGAACTCTCAGAAGATCATCTGACTAGTTTCTTGAGTCGTCTATTAAGGTTTTCCTCTCTCATCCTATTTTGCAAAGATGTATCCCCTGACTCGTACAAGTATCTTATCGAGAAGTGGAACGGTACTATTTGCGAGGTATATAATAAGATGTGCCAGTCTGTGTTGAGGGAACTAGAGCTTTTGAAGGCTACCTTACCTTCGAGGGAAAAAAGAACCATCAATGAAGAACCTGGCCTAGCGGATCTACTGTCAGAATGGAAACATATCAAGAGCAAGGAAATTCCAAGGACGAAAGTCTCCACCTCTAGCGAGCTAGTTGGAAGTTTAAGAAAGGCTATGGaaacttttgaaagatgggTCATAGTTTACCAGAATTTCATCGACAACTTCTTTCACATCTGTTCAAAACTCGATTTTGAGGAATTCCTAACGCGCTTTGCCGCAGCAGAAAGTAGGACGGCccaattgcttgaaatAAGAGGTATGCAACCGGACAGAACCTCAGCGGCGGTTGAGACACAGCTCGTCTCCAAGATATTTCAGCCGATTACCGCGCGCATATCATCAGGGCTTATTGAAGTTCTTAAATGTGATAGGTCAATTGCTCCCGCTCTGATGATTTCGTTAGAGCGTGAGATAAAATCCCTGGAGTCGTCAAATGCTGAATTTTTGGTTAGCGCCCTCTCTAGACTGCTATCTCAAGTTATCCAAGTATGGAGTGACTACGTTGACGACCAAGTGATGTATATGCAAAGAATCAGGATAAATGTCTCCTCAAGAAGCTTGTTACCTTCGGTGATTGAATTGCCATTATTTATAAAAAACTCGCAGGACTTTATCAGGGAAACAGAACTAGAGCTTCAAATGGACGATGAGGACGCCTTCGAGACACGCAAAATTTTCGAAGCAGCTTGTTCTAAAATGAGCAACTGCTTGGCAGACCTATTTACGACAAAGAATAATGACACGAAGGATTTGTTAGATGCTGCTGAGGCCGCAGAAACCGTTCCCTCTGAATCGGGGAACATTGACAGGACAATCACATTACTGATGAATTGTCACTGGTTGCTCGAGATACTGGCTCTGTTGAACAGCAGAGGCATTTTTGACAACTCCTTGCGAGAGGCCAAAAGTGTCTTTGACGTTGAGAAAGATAATTACGCATCTTATCTTTTGCGAGATTCGATGCCAAAACTGACCTCTTTCATCCATGGCGCTAGTAACCTGATCGCAAGCACCCCAACTGATAGGATGGTTGATCCTTCCAAATGGGCAGCCTATAGCAAGCATAACCTAGAAATTATTCTCTCAAGTTACACGTCTCACGAGATTGACACTCTGGTCAAACGTTTGCATGGATATATGCTAGCACATTTTGCCAATGAGCCTGATGAGTCCATCAAAAAAGCTCTGTTTGACAAGATTTGGTCCTGCATCCAAGGGCAGACTGTGTCTCTTTACCTGAGGCTCTACACATTGATCGAGAAGCATTACAAGGGAACGTACGTGAAATTCACGAAGAACGACATCATAACAGCATTCGAGAGCTATAAGAAGCAACACGTCTAA
- the NTF2 gene encoding Ran GTPase-binding protein NTF2 (ancestral locus Anc_7.155), with protein MKVTQIFQLDRGPFTAIGYHCLSTSSSYYLSMSLDFNALAQQFTEFYYNQFDTDRSQLGNLYRNESMLTFETSQLQGAKDIVEKLVSLPFQRVQHRITTLDAQPASPSGDVLVMITGDLLIDEEQNPQRFSQVFHLIPDGSSYYVFNDIFRLNYSA; from the coding sequence ATGAAGGTTACGCAAATCTTTCAATTAGATCGAGGCCCATTTACTGCAATTGGCTATCATTGTCTTTCAACTAGCAGCTCATATTATTTATCTATGTCCCTTGATTTCAACGCTTTGGCTCAACAATTCACCGAGTTCTATTACAACCAATTTGACACCGATAGAAGCCAATTGGGCAACCTTTACAGGAATGAGTCCATGTTGACCTTCGAAACTAGTCAATTACAAGGTGCTAAAGACATTGTAGAGAAGCTGGTCTCTTTACCTTTCCAAAGGGTTCAACACAGAATCACTACTTTGGACGCCCAACCTGCCTCTCCAAGCGGCGATGTTCTTGTGATGATTACTGGCGATCTGCTGATCGATGAGGAGCAGAACCCTCAACGTTTCTCACAGGTTTTTCATTTGATTCCAGATGGTAGCTCCTACTATGTGTTCAATGATATCTTTCGTTTGAACTACTCTGCTTAA
- the MPH1 gene encoding 3'-5' DNA helicase (ancestral locus Anc_7.153), with product MAKVDENYDDLDDEELECLHAGGVNKVVRKAVIRKPKALQTDLNGKVIEGQQAFYEEIRNDVTFGPTHHKLCHENLQQFIYPTNFEVREYQFDIVRKALFQNVLCAIPTGMGKTFIASTVMLNFFRWTQSGKIIFTAPTRPLVAQQIKACLGITGIPQDKTAILLDKSRKNREQIWNEKRVFFTTPQVVENDLKRGILHPKEIICIVLDEAHRATGSYAYTNIIKFISRFNTSYRVLALTATPGSDLEGVQEVIKNLEISKVEARTEESIDIVRYMRKKERLKIEVAVSSEIEDLIEQVGAAVLPVLRQAVELDIYEDCDPSQINAFKAMQQSQKIIANPSIPEGVKWRNFFILQLLNHVGQMLKRIKIYGVSTFYNYFMDKYREFTTKYSLGKSTNKIAAEFYFNPILITMMKRCEALLANPQFLSHPKLRHVREELTDFFSEDSLDSRVIIFTELRESALEIVKCVDLMNGPGSNYRIRPHIFIGQAKGKEGFDEVTFTRKNQPKGRKKADRMKRQEEDKQLEEQKKQKKKEEQLERDARRTGSSEDAQIKGMTQKQQKEVIQKFKTGEYNVLVCTSIGEEGLDIGEVDLIICYDTTSSPIKNIQRMGRTGRKRDGKIVLLFSSNESLKFEQALKDYYGLQRLLCQNHLTYTKSDRIIPPNIKPVCRKEHINLDEEALEVNKMEDTEEVIRYATQCMLGKKPKAKKRAKGKEPKREKRFFMPDNVDGGIVTAMDLVTKTKLPENRLDDDIRCKESIDRNESTSVETPSSAKDKPKDFSFTELARPATRMKLPSLIGRTSDKIKDEQDDEIPTGKVTSDASDGINLSRKIDDDGLSTPASKRQKSISIETKSAFSNRKLPERNTLEDADERNHGGLLTSSEREYFLQHYSPDDAVSIATIPNFVRSTKCAEVDHSILNQKILQLFEELRQNRTHRTIEMNRTKCIARGIQSGIVNQSHVQPSVMVKCDCYQTTEPRHSTMTDVPAKGADDLDSLLSSDSDF from the coding sequence ATGGCAAAAGTTGATGAGAATTACGATGATCTGGACGATGAGGAGTTAGAGTGTTTACACGCTGGAGGTGTTAATAAAGTTGTGCGAAAAGCAGTAATACGAAAACCGAAGGCTTTGCAAACCGACTTAAATGGCAAAGTGATAGAAGGACAGCAAGCATTTTACGAAGAGATCCGAAACGATGTCACGTTTGGACCAACTCATCACAAGTTATGCCATGAGaatcttcagcaattcaTTTATCCAACAAATTTCGAGGTACGAGAATATCAGTTTGATATCGTCCGGAAGGCTCTATTTCAAAATGTCCTTTGTGCTATTCCGACAGGTATGGGGAAGACTTTCATAGCTAGTACCGTGAtgttgaattttttcagGTGGACTCAATCGGGCAAGATCATTTTCACGGCTCCTACGAGGCCATTAGTTGCACAGCAAATTAAAGCTTGCCTGGGCATCACTGGCATTCCTCAAGATAAAACTGCGATCTTGTTAGATAAGTCAAGGAAGAACAGAGAGCAAATCTGGAACGAAAAAAGAGTGTTTTTTACAACACCACAAGTGGTTGAGAATGATCTTAAGAGAGGCATTTTGCATCCCAAAGAAATTATATGTATTGTACTTGATGAAGCACACCGGGCCACCGGTTCATACGCATACACCAACATTATAAAATTCATCAGCAGGTTTAACACTTCATATCGAGTGCTTGCATTAACCGCAACTCCAGGTTCAGACCTGGAAGGTGTGCAGGAGGTTATAAAGAATCTAGAAATATCGAAGGTCGAGGCACGAACAGAAGAGAGCATCGACATCGTGCGGTACatgagaaagaaggagaGGTTAAAGATAGAGGTCGCTGTCAGCTCGGAAATCGAAGACTTAATAGAGCAAGTTGGCGCAGCAGTTCTCCCTGTTCTCAGGCAAGCCGTCGAATTGGATATTTACGAAGATTGCGACCCATCCCAGATcaatgctttcaaagcaatGCAGCAAAGTCAAAAGATCATTGCTAATCCCAGCATACCGGAGGGCGTTAAGTGGAggaatttcttcattttgcaGCTATTGAATCATGTGGGGCAAATGTTGAAACGAATCAAGATTTACGGAGTAAGCACCTTCTACAACTACTTCATGGATAAGTATAGAGAGTTTACCACAAAGTATAGCCTGGGTAAATCGACGAACAAGATCGCAGCAGAGTTTTACTTCAATCCTATCTTGATAAcaatgatgaaaagatgTGAAGCTCTTCTGGCAAACCCCCAATTTTTGAGTCATCCCAAGCTGCGTCATGTCAGAGAAGAGCTCACAGACTTTTTTTCGGAGGACAGTTTAGATTCAAGAGTGATTATCTTTACGGAGCTGAGAGAGAGTGCCTTAGAAATTGTCAAATGCGTCGATCTAATGAATGGACCTGGGTCCAATTACAGAATAAGACCTCATATATTTATTGGACAAGCGAAAGGGAAAGAAGGTTTCGACGAGGTGACATttacaagaaaaaatcaACCCAAGGGAAGGAAAAAGGCAGATAGGATGAAGCgacaagaggaagataaacaacttgaagaacaaaagaagcagaaaaagaaggaggagcAGTTAGAAAGAGATGCTAGGCGGACGGGCAGCTCTGAAGATGCTCAGATAAAAGGCATGACTCAAAAACAACAGAAAGAGGTCATCCAAAAGTTCAAAACTGGTGAATACAATGTTCTGGTGTGCACTTCGATTGGTGAGGAGGGGTTGGATATAGGTGAGGTTGATCTCATTATTTGCTACGACACAACCAGTAGTCCGATAAAGAATATACAGCGGATGGGGAGAACTGGTAGAAAGAGAGACGGGAAAATAGTTCTGCTTTTCAGCAGTAATGAATCCCTTAAGTTTGAgcaagctttgaaagactACTATGGTCTACAAAGACTTCTTTGTCAAAATCACTTAACTTATACGAAGTCAGATAGAATTATACCGCCCAATATTAAGCCAGTGTGTCGCAAAGAGCATATTAACCTTGATGAGGAAGCTCTGGAGGTTAATAAAATGGAGGACACTGAAGAGGTGATTCGTTACGCCACACAGTGCATGTTGGGTAAGAAACcgaaagcaaagaaaagggCTAAGGGGAAGGAACCTAAAAGAGAAAAGCGGTTTTTTATGCCGGATAACGTCGATGGTGGTATTGTCACAGCCATGGATTTAGTGACGAAGACCAAATTACCTGAAAATCGCTTAGATGATGATATCAGATGCAAAGAGAGTATCGACCGTAATGAGAGCACCTCTGTCGAAACACCATCCAGCGCAAAGGATAAACCCAAGGATTTTAGCTTTACCGAGCTCGCCCGTCCCGCTACAAGGATGAAGCTGCCGTCACTCATCGGAAGAACAAGCGACAAGATTAAAGATGAACAGGATGACGAAATCCCTACTGGAAAGGTAACTAGTGATGCATCGGATGGCATAAATCTGAGTCGCAAAATAGATGACGATGGGCTCAGTACGCCGGCATCGAAGAGGCAGAAATCTATCTCTATTGAAACAAAATCCGCTTTTTCAAATCGCAAGCTACCTGAAAGAAACACCTTAGAAGACGCCGATGAACGCAATCATGGAGGTTTGTTGACCAGTTCCGAGCGCGAATACTTTTTGCAACATTATTCACCTGATGACGCTGTGTCTATAGCGACCATACCTAATTTCGTGCGAAGTACGAAGTGCGCAGAAGTTGATCACAGTATCCTCAACCAGAAAATTCTGCAGctatttgaagaactgcgGCAAAATAGAACACATAGGACCATTGAGATGAATCGCACCAAATGCATTGCAAGAGGCATTCAAAGTGGCATTGTCAACCAAAGTCACGTACAACCTTCCGTAATGGTAAAATGTGACTGCTATCAAACGACAGAACCGCGGCATAGTACGATGACTGATGTCCCAGCGAAGGGAGCAGATGATTTGGATTCTTTATTGAGTTCAGACTCGGACTTTTGA